The nucleotide sequence AACCTCTACCTTATCACGGGCTATGTGTTCGATATGAACCAAAGGTGGAAGTTCAAGCCTGCGGCCTTGGTCAAAGCGGTTAAAGGGGCGCCCTTGCAGATCGATCTCAGCGCGAGCTTTCTGTTTAACGACAAGTTCTCCTTGGGGGCGGCCTATAGATGGGATGCGGCAGTGAGTGCGCTCTTCGGTTTTCAGTTGAGCGACCAGCTTATGCTGGGGCTGGCCTACGACAGGGAGGTCACCGATCTTGGGGCGGCACGCTTCAACGACGGCTCCTTCGAGATATTCCTAAGATACGAGTTCCTTACCCGCTACAAACGAGTACTAACCCCTAGATTCTTTTAACGACCCGATATGAAAAGAGCAAAATATATTTTCTGCGCCCTCGCCGTAATAACCTGTATCGCCCAAGGACAGGAGAGAAAACTGGAAAAGGCCGAGAACAGGTTCTCCGACTTCGCCTATGCACCGGCCATACGGTCCTATGAGGACCTGGTGGCCGACGGGTATAGTGAAGAGCGGATATTCAAGAACCTCGGCAACGCCAATTACTACAACGCCAGGTACGCCGAGGCATCGAAGTGGTACGGGAAGCTCTTCGAGCTCGATACGGCCGATATCGACCCCGAATACATCTACCGCTACGCCCAGACGCTCAAGTCCTTGGAGGATTACGAAGCCTCCGACAGGTGGATGAACAGGTTCAGGGAGGCCAGGGCCAACGACCGGCGCGCGGAACGCTTCGGCGAGAACACGGACTATCTGGAGCGGATAGAGGCCAATTCGGGTAGGTACGAGATCCAGAATTTAGGGCTCAATTCCAAGGTGTCCGATTTTGCACCTTCCTTTTACGGGGAGGACCTGATCTTTTCGACCGCCCGTGACAGCGGCCTCCTGTCAAAGAAGATCCACAAGTGGAACAACGGCTCCTTTTTGAACCTGTACAAGGCTTCACAAGATGGGCAGGGAAATTTTATCGGGGTAGATAGACTTTCCAATAGGCTGAACAAAAAAACACACGAGTCCTCCACGGCCTTCACCAAGGACGGCAAGACCATGTACTTTACCCGGAACAACTCCAACAACGGCAAGTTCTCAAGGGATGAAGAAGGGATCAGCAGGTTGAAGATCTACAGGGCAAGGTTGGTGGACGGCGAATGGAAAAATATCGAGGAGCTTCCCTTTAACGATGATGGCTACTCGGTGGCCCACCCTGCACTGAACAAAGAGGAAAACAAGCTGTATTTCGCCTCCGATATGCCGGGAACGGTCGGGGAGTCGGATATTTTTGTGGTGGACATCCACGGGGACAGTAGCTTCGGCACGCCCCAAAACCTGGGCCCCAAGATCAATACGGAGGCCAGGGAGACCTTTCCCTTCATAACGGGTTCCGACGTACTTTATTTTTCCAGTGACGGGCACCCTGGGCTGGGCGGACTCGATGTGTTCGCGATCGATCTAAAGGAAATGGGAGCGGGCCAGGTGGTGAACGTAGGCAGGCCCCTGAACGGGGAGGAGGACGATTTTTCGTATATAATCGATGAAGAGACCCTAAAAGGCTTCTTCGCCTCGAATCGCGAAGGCGGACATGGGGATGACGATATCTACAGTTTTACGGAGACAAAGCCATTGGACCTCAAGTGCCATACCTTGATAGCCGGAACGGTCAGGGACGAGGAGACCGGCGAGCTGTTGGCCCATGCCGCCGTTACTTTATATGACAAGGAAAACCATGTGGTCTCCACATCGCGGACCGATGCCGACGGGGCCTTTAACATGGAAGGCGACTGCAAGGACGGAAATTACAAGGTAGTGGCCTCAAAAAGCGATTACGACGATGGCGACAAGGTGTTCGCCACGGTCAAGGGAAAGGATGCCACGGGCATAGAGGTGGTATTGGCCAAAACCGTAAGACCGGCACCGCTGGGAACCGACTTGGCGAAGTACCTGGGCATCGAACCGATCTATTTCGATTTCGACAAATACTTTATCCGGGAGGACGCCAAGATAAGCATCAAAAAGGTATTGGCCTATTTGAACGAATTTCCGGAGGTGAAAGTACAGGTACGTTCCCATACCGATTCGCGTGCCAACGATGCCTACAACATGTGGCTGTCGACCAACAGGGCGAAGTCCACGGCGGATTATCTAATTGCCCAGGGCATTCCTGAAAACCGGATCTCCTTTGAGGGCTTCGGGGAAACCCAATTGACGAACGAGTGTAGCAATGGGGTGCCCTGTACCAAAGTACAACACCAAATGAACAGGCGTTCTGAATTTATAGTGGTGGAATAAAGGAAAATAGACCGACCAACCAAGAAGGGATGGAGCATGGCTTCGTCCCTTTTTTTATATCACATTTTTTCGTTTAGGTAAACTCGTACGTAACAGAATATTGAAAAGCGCTATAGCTCTTAAATACTCAGTTTAAAGCTTAAAAGGGAGATGATAATTCATGATTCGTCAACTGTGTCTATTGTTGGGTTTATCGATGAAATGCACTTTTGTCGTTTCTCTTC is from Zobellia galactanivorans and encodes:
- a CDS encoding OmpA family protein; protein product: MKRAKYIFCALAVITCIAQGQERKLEKAENRFSDFAYAPAIRSYEDLVADGYSEERIFKNLGNANYYNARYAEASKWYGKLFELDTADIDPEYIYRYAQTLKSLEDYEASDRWMNRFREARANDRRAERFGENTDYLERIEANSGRYEIQNLGLNSKVSDFAPSFYGEDLIFSTARDSGLLSKKIHKWNNGSFLNLYKASQDGQGNFIGVDRLSNRLNKKTHESSTAFTKDGKTMYFTRNNSNNGKFSRDEEGISRLKIYRARLVDGEWKNIEELPFNDDGYSVAHPALNKEENKLYFASDMPGTVGESDIFVVDIHGDSSFGTPQNLGPKINTEARETFPFITGSDVLYFSSDGHPGLGGLDVFAIDLKEMGAGQVVNVGRPLNGEEDDFSYIIDEETLKGFFASNREGGHGDDDIYSFTETKPLDLKCHTLIAGTVRDEETGELLAHAAVTLYDKENHVVSTSRTDADGAFNMEGDCKDGNYKVVASKSDYDDGDKVFATVKGKDATGIEVVLAKTVRPAPLGTDLAKYLGIEPIYFDFDKYFIREDAKISIKKVLAYLNEFPEVKVQVRSHTDSRANDAYNMWLSTNRAKSTADYLIAQGIPENRISFEGFGETQLTNECSNGVPCTKVQHQMNRRSEFIVVE